The DNA segment AAGACAAAAATGACGAAATAAGAGGTAAAGGCACTTTTGATAAAGTGATGAAAGCCATGGACCTTATGAGAGAAAATGGAGTATTATTCGGTTATTCTGCTACATACACCAGAACTAATATTGAAGAAATATTCAGCGATGAATTTGTAGACACGATGATAGACAAAGGTGCTTACTTTGCATGGTACTTTACTTACATTCCTGTTGGGAAAGATCCGGATGTAAAATTCATGGTATCACCTGAGCAGAGGAAATACGCTTATGAAAGGATTAACTATATAAGAGCTACGAAAGAGCTATTTGCTATCGACTTTTGGAATGACGGTGAGTTCAGCGGAGGATGCATAGCAGGAGGTAAGAGGTATCTTCACATAAATGCAGCAGGGGATGTTGAACCATGTGCTTTTATCCATTACGCCAATGTAAACATAAATGACGTAAGTTTGAAGGAAGCCCTTATGTCTCCTATTATGAAAGCGTACAGAAAGAGGATGCCGTTTAATCAAAATCATTTGAGGCCATGCCCGCTTATAGACAACCCAGAAGAGCTTTTAAATATAGTGAGGGAATCCAAGGCAAAGCATACGGAAAACAGCGATGCATCGCATATTGAAAATTTGTACAGCGATTTAGAGAAAGTTGCAGAAAGATGGGGAGAAGTAGCGGATGATATTTGGAATTCAAAGGCATCAGTCAAAAAAGAAGCTTGACTGCGAAGGCAAAATACCCTATTATATGTAAGAGAAATGGGGTGTTTGTGTGCCTTTAACTAAAAGAAAGGTAGACTTTTTGGAAACGCTTATAAAGCTTTATGACAAGGATAAAGCTCCCGTACACTATGCTGACGTCGCAAATTTTATGGGCATAAGCAAATGGACTGCCTATGATATGTTGACAGAATTAGAAGAATTGGGATATGTGAAACGGCAGTATTTTATTGGCGAAGATAAATCTATAGGCAGATCTATATTGGTTTACATGCCTAATGAAAGCGCTTATGATGTTGTGAATAAAAGCAGCATACACGAGTGGAACAGCGTAAAAGAAGTCTTATTGAATGTTATCAAAAAAAACGATGATTCCATATCAGTAGATGATTTTATAAACGAAAAAAAAGCTGCTTTAAAGCCTCTTAAGTTTTGTGCTTACGCATTGACAACGCTGCTTTTACAGATTAAGACACTTGATGTAGCAGTAATTGAAAATATAAAAAATTCCATAAATATTAATGGCAGTGAAGCGCCTGTGATTTTGTTTGTGGGAATCGTAATTGGATTTTACATCGATTATCATTTATCCAGTGAAAGCAGAAAAGTTTTTGAGAAAGTCAATATATTTCACAAATATATAAAAGAGCTAAGCACAAATGACAAGACACTGTTGAATAACTTTTTAAAAGAATCGCTTTTGTACATTTAAGACCGTTTAGGTCTTTTTTTGTATAATAAAAGTTTTTTTTAAGAAACTAAATTTAGGAGGTGCTTTTATGAACAGAGAAAAAGAGATAAGTGAGATAATGGACTTTGTGGAAAGGTACAAAGAATCTATGGCCAGTCAAATGGTAGTATCGCGGATTTTAGGTGATAAAGGTGCTAAGGTAAATGAAGAAACTATTGACAAGTTTAAAAACAGGATTGTAAACGCTGCAGATGACGATTTGGAAGCGTGTTACTATATAATAAAATAAATATTTTGTTTTTTGCAAAAATATGTTATATTAGATGTATAAAATAGCATAGGAGGTAAAACTATGAAAGTATATGTAGATCAAGATTTGTGCATAGCTTGTGGCCTTTGCATCGACACGTGCCCAGCAGTTTTTGATTGGAATGATGAAGGCAAATCACAGGCAATAGTCGATGAAGTGCCTGAAGGAGAAGAGCAGGCTTGCCGTGATTCTATAGATGGTTGCCCTACTGAGGCAATAAAAGAAATATGATTTTTGAGTAAAATACAATTTTGGATATATACCTTCGCTGGAGGAAAAATAAAAGCGGAGGTGTTTTTTCTATGTCAAAGGGAAAAAAGCTTTATAGAAAAGCAGAAGACGAGCTTGAAAGTTTAAAGGAAGAAGTTGCTGAAGAATTGCACCTTGATGATGACATTGAAAGACGAGGCTATGAAAATATGACCACCAGAGAAGTCGGGAAAATTGGCGGCAATATGGTTAAAAAGATGATTAAGTACGCTGAAAAACAGATGGATGAAAAAGACGGCAAGATAGATTGATATTAGGCTGAAGGATGTCCTTCAGCTTAATATTTATAGGTAAATTCAATCATATAATGAAGCAATCATCAGTAATTTAAAAGAAGGGAAAAAAGAGTCTATGTCGAATTCTTATTTATAAAGGAGGGCTTTGAATGAGGGAATTAACAGCAGAAAATCTTAAAAGGCATATAGATCCAGATTTGCTTGGCTTTGAAACGACGGATGATGTTGAACCTTTAAAAGATCTTATAGGGCAGGAAAGAGCCAAAGATGCCATGGAGTTTGGTTTAAAAATCAAGCAAAAAGGATACAACATATTCATTACTGGGCTTACTGGCACAGGTAAATCCAGCTTTGCCGTAAGCAGCGTTTCAGAAGTGGCATCGTCGGAGAAGGTACCAGATGATTGGGTGTACGTTTTTAATTTTGATAAACCATCACAGCCTATTGCCATAAATTTGAGGCCAGGTGATGGCAAAAGATTTAAAAACGACATGAAAGATTTTGTGGAGCAGCTTCAAAGAGAAATCCCTAAGGCATTTAATTCAAAGGCATACGACTTGCAAAAAAATGAAATCGTGAAGAAATTTCAGGATAGAAAGAATCAATTGATCCAAGAGCTAAACGATTTAGCAAAGAATTTTGGCTTTGTGCTTAAAGAGACAAAGACTGGCATAGTAAGCATACCTGTTGTAGATGGAAAACAGATAAGCAACGAAGAATACGAACTATTGGATGATGAGAAAAGGAAAGAGATAGAAGCCAAAGCGGCAAATTTTGAAGAAAAGGCGCTGCAGATATGGAAGGATATACAAAATATAGACAAAGAAACAAGAGATGCTGTTCACGAGCTTGACAATAACGTAGGGCTTATGGCCGTTGGACATCTGATCGATGATTTAAGAGATAAATACGCTCAATATGACGGCGTAATGAGATACCTTGACAGCCTTCAAAGAGATATACTGGAAAATATCGATAATTTTAGAAGCGATGATGACGAAGACAGTCAATTTCCATTCATCATGCGAAAAAATAAAAAAGATGTTTTTAAAAAGTACAGTGTAAATCTTTTTGTTGATAACAGCAACACAAATGGTGCACCTGTTGTGGTAGAGTACAATCCAAACTACAACAATGTATTGGGAAATATCGAATATGAAAGTGATTTTGGAGTGGCAATTACTGATTTTACAAAGATTAAAGCAGGAGCTCTTCATAAGGCAAACGGAGGATATCTTATTCTGCAAGCTAAGGATGTCTTAACGTATCCATACGTATGGGATGCCATTAAGCGTACACTGAAGACAGATAAAATAGTCATAGAGAATGTTGCATCATCATACGGCCTTTTGTCCATATCATCACTAAAGCCTGAGCCAATTGACTTGAATGTGAAGGTAATACTCATAGGGACGCCGTATTTATACTATATCCTTTATAACTATGATGATGACTTTAAAAAGCTTTTTAAAGTTAAGGTTGACTTCAACGATGTGATGGATTTAAGCGAAGAAAATATCTTGAAAATGGCTTCTTTTATAAAGAAACATTGTGTCGAGGAAAATTTGAGACCTTTTCACAAGACTGGAGTGGCAAAAGTCATTGAGTATTCAACAAGGATATCAGAAGATCAAAACAAATTATCGACACAGTTTAATGATATCGTAGAGATTCTATACGAATCAAACATTTGGGCGGAAATAGAAGGAAACAAAGTTGTCATGGCTCACAATGTGGAAAAGGCTATAAGGGAAAAGACAAAGCGGGTCAACATGATAGAGGAGAAGTATATAGAATACTTTAAAGATGGAACGTTTTTGATGGATGTAGATGGTGAAAAAGTTGGGATTGTAAATGGACTTTCTGTGATAAATTTAGGTGATTACCAATTTGGAAAGCCTTCCAGAATAACGGTTACTACTTACCCTGGCGAAGAAGGCGTAGTAAACATCGAAAGGGAAACCAAAATGAGTGGTCACATTCACGACAAAGGGGTCATGATAATAACAGGATTTATAGGTAATAGATATGCGTTGGATTTTCCGCTTACTTTATCGGCCAGAATATGCTTTGAGCAGCTTTATGAAGGCGTAGAAGGAGACAGTGCCTCCAGCACAGAGCTTTACGGACTCCTTTCAAGCTTGTCAGACATTCCTATTAGACAGGAAATAGCCGTAACCGGCTCTGTCAATCAATTTGGAGTCATACAGCCTGTAGGAGGCGTAACACATAAAATCGAAGGATTTTATAAGTTATGCAAAGTAAAGGGACTGACAGGTAGGCAAGGCGTCATAATTCCAGAGCAAAATGCCATAAACCTTGTTTTGGACGATGAAATAATAGATGCATGCAGGATGGGTAAATTTCACATATACACTGTAAATACGATAGACGAAGGTATGGAAATATTGACAGGCCACAAGATGAGTGATATAAACGAAAGGGTGAAAAACAAGCTAAGATCGTTTTACGACATACTGACAAAAGAAAAGTCATCTGATAAAGAAAGGAATGTTTGATGTGGCTTGTGTCACAAAAGAGGAAATTAAGGAGTTTGCATATAAGTCTGGCATTGACGTGATAGGCTTTGCAAGTCCTGACTGCCTTTTTGAGTATAGGGATTTATTGCTTTATAGATTCAACAATGGTTTAAATTGCAATATTGAAGAAAAGGACGCAGAAAAAAGGATAAATCCCTATTATCTGCTTGATGATGTCAAGACCATAATATCTGTCGCTATATCGTACAATGTAGATTATAAATTTGACCCTCCAAAGTCTGGATATGGCACTATTTCAAAGACTGCATGGGGTGTAGACTATCATAAAGTCATGATTGATTTGCTTAGGAATCTGGAAAAATTCATTTCATCTAAATGCGGTGCCGTCAAAACTGTTTTGCTTGTTGACAACAATCCGCTTTTGGAGAGAGCTATTGCTTATAATGCAGGCATTGGATTTTTCGGGAAAAATAATATGATAATAAATGAGGAATATGGATCATATTTATTTTTGGGAGAGATGCTGATAAACGTGCCATTTGAACCAGACTCCAAAGTTGAGTCGAAATGTGGCAGTTGTGCAAGATGCCTTAAAGCGTGTCCTGGAAAAGCGTTGATTGAAGAATACAAAATAGATGCAAACAAATGCTTGTCGTATGCTACAATTCAAAAAGGATATTTAAGCGATAGCACATTAAAAAGATTAGGTACTCGCATATATGGCTGTGATACGTGCCAAGATGTTTGTCCTTTCAATGAAAAGGCGAAGAAAGTCACAAGGCGTGAGTTCACGCCTCAAAACCTTAAACCTAAACACGATTTGAAAGATATTCTGTGCCTTGACAACAAAAAGTTCAAAGAATTGTTTGGTGCTACTTCGGCATCTTGGAGAGGAAAGAATACTATAATAAGAAATGCTATAATTGCGGCTATCAACTTAAATGACAAGGATTCAATCCAACAATTGAGAAAACTTATAAGCTCTGAAAGTGCTTATATAAGAGGATATAGTGCATACGCATTAAGCATTCTTGATAAGGAAAATGCTTTTCCGCATATTGAAAAAGCTTATCTAAATGAAAAAGATGAAACTGCAAAAGAGTTCATGAAGAAAGCCATGATGAATATTAGAGGTGAGACTTTTGAGGATAACGAAAGATGAAGCGCTGGAGGTTCTGGAAATTCTTAAAAAGACATATCCTGATGCAAAACCTGGTTTACACTTTAAAAATGCCTTTGAGCTTTTGATAGCCACAATATTGTCAGCACAGTGCACCGATAAAAGGGTCAACATGGTTACAGAAAAACTTTTTAAAAAGTACAAATCGCCATTTGACTTAAAAGATGTTGACCCATTAGAATTTGAAGAAGAAATAAAGGATTGCGGTCTTTACAGGAACAAGTCCAGAAACATAATAAACACTTGCAGGATTTTGTGCGACAAGTACGGCGGTACTGTCCCTGATGATATGGAAAAGCTTATGGAGCTACCGGGTGTTGGCAGGAAAACAGCAAATGTGGTTATAAGCAATGCTTTCAAAAAAGATGCGATTGCTGTCGATACACATGTTTTTAGGGTATCAAATAGGATTGGACTTGCTGAAAGCGATGATGTTTTAAAGACAGAGTATCAGCTTATGGATATTATTCCTAAAAATTTGTGGTCTTTGTCTCATCATCTTCTTATATACCACGGGAGAAACATCTGTGCGGCACGGAAGCCTAAGTGCGATATTTGCCCCATCAATCATATTTGTAAGTTTTATAAAAATTTTATAAAAAATTAATCAGTATGTAATTTATTTGCAAAGTATTTGTAATATAATTAAATTGTTCTAAGTTAAAAAAACTAAATAATGGGGAGATCAAAATGGAGACAAAGGACACAAAAACCATAAAAAGCAAAAGCAATTATTTTTACATCATTCTTCTTTTATTAATAATCACTGTATTTGCCGGTTCATTTGTGATGTTTTATTCTGTCATGAATCAAAATACTATTGCAAAAGGTGTTTTTGTAAATGGTATAAGCCTCAGTGGGCTTACTAAATCTGAAGCGTATGCAAAACTGCAAGATAACCTTAAGGCGGTAAACAATTTAAAAGTCGCTTTAAAATACAACGACAAGCAGTTTGTGCTTCCGAGCGGTGACGTTAAAATAAGCTACGACTATGATGCTATCGTCAATGAAGCTTATTCTATAGGCAAAAGTGGGAATTTCATAAATCGCATAAAGACGATATATGATGTTTCAAAAAATGGTAAATATCTCGAATATAGGCCTACAGCCGATTTTAACGGTTTAGATAAATTTGTGATGGACATATCGAAAAGCATAGACAAAAATCCTGTTGACGCTAAAATATACGTATCTGACGGTAAGATAAACATTACAAATGATATTTCTGGTTTAAAAGTCGATGCAAATAAGACAATTGAAAGTATAAAAAGTGCGGTTAAGAGCGTGATCATATCTGGCGATAAAGACTATGTAGAAATTCCTGTTACAGTTAAAGAAGTCGATGCAGACATAAAAGCGTCAGAACTCAGCATGATAAAAAGCAAAATCGTCAGCTTTTCTACACAATTTAATACTGGTGACGCAAATAGGTCAGAAAATCTTGCTGTAGCTGCAAAAGCTGTAAACGGCAAGCTGCTTATGCCGGGGCAAGTCTTTTCACTTAATAAAACGTTAGGGCCAAGAATCATACAGAATGGATATAAAGAAGCGCCTGTGATAATCGGCAACAAGCTTGTTCCCGATATAGGTGGTGGGGTTTGTCAAGTCGCCACTACCCTTTACAATGCCGCACTAAGGGCAGATATGAAAATCGATGAGAGATACCATCATACATTTCCGGTTGGCTATGTGTCGCCGGGCCAAGATGCTACGATCTCGGGTGACGTCCTCGATTTAAAGTTTGAAAATCCAACGAAATACCCTATATACATTGAATCGTATATAAGTGGAAACAATTTTGTAGTGAACTTTTACGGATATTCGGAAGATCCAGGGAAACGGATCGATATATATTCTGAAATTGTGGAGAAGTACGATCCTAAGGTGACATACGTTGATGATCCTACACTGCCTGAGGGAGTCACTCAGGTAGATGTGGAAAAGCATACAGGATACAAGGTGAATACTTACAGGCTTATTTATGAGAACAACGTTTTGGTGAAAAAGGAATTTTTGTATACAGATATATACAAGCCAGTTGACGGCGTCATAAGGCGTGGTGTGAAAAAAGACGAGGTAAGTAACAATGAAAGTGTTCAAAGCCAAATTGATGAAAAGAATGTATCTACAGAGGATTTAAATGGAAAACCTCAAAACATAAATCCTACAAATTAAAAAAACGAGCATCGCTCGTTTTTTTAATTTGTCATCTTCGTTTTGCAATCAGGGCAGTAGCCATAAAAATACAGCTTTTGATCCATCAAAAGGTAATCTTTGTATTTGCTTACTTCACCAAGAAGATCATCTAACGCTGAGTCATCAAGGTCATCTACCCTGTTGCATCCGTAACATATCAAATGCGGATGTGAATTGACATTTGCGTCGTATCTAAAGCTACCTTCACCAACATTAAGTTCTTGCACAAGGCCTATACTCTTTAGCATTTCAAGTGTCTTGTAGACAGTAGCCAAACTCATTGTTGGGAAATCGGACGACAACGTCTTGTATATGGTCTCAGCACTTGGATGTTCCTTGGTATTTTTAAGCATGTTAATTATAGCAAGTCTTTGAGGTGTAACTTTTAATCCCTTTTCTTTCAGGATTGACGAGATATCGTCCATCATATCCCTTCTTTCTATGAAATATTAATTAATAAGATTTCTCTTGTAATATTTATAGTTACATTATACTATCGCGATTTCATGCTGTCAATCATTTTTTAAAATTCCATTGTGAAAAATCGTGAAAACTTGAAGTTGTCTGTCAGTAATGGTATAGTAATATTGAAAAAATATTCTGATGAATGGGGGACTACGATGGCATATAAATTAGTTGCAATAGATATGGATGATACACTTTTGACTCACGACAAGCAGATCTCGAGAGAAAACTTAGAAGCTTTAAAAAAAGCCCGCGATGCAGGTGTTTATGTTGTCATATCCACAGGAAGGATTTACGCTTCCGCTTACGCATACTCGGAATTTTTAGGATTCAAACCGTACATCATCGCCAGCAATGGAGCCATGGTGATAGACGACAATGATGAGGAAATTTATAAAAGCGTGCTTGATATAGACATATTGACGTATTTGATAGATTTGGCCAAGAAGAATGACCTTTACTATCATTTTTACAGCGATAAAATTGTCTATTCCCCAGAGATTACCAGCAAATATCAAAAGTATGGAGAGTGGAATAGATTGTACGCTGAAACATTAAAGGTAGAAGTGGAGAATATACCTTCTTATGAAGAATTTGAAAGCAAGTTGAAAGACAGCATTGTTAAATTTGTAATGTTTGACGAAGATTCAGAAAAAATAAAAGCAGTGAGAAAAACGATAGACTGCGAAAAAGGCGACAGATTAGAGACTACAAGCTCGTTTCACAATAATATAGAAATATTAAATAAAGGTGTAAATAAAGGAAACGGCCTCAAGATATTGGGAGAATATTTAGGTATTGACAGATCAGAAATGGTGGCAATAGGTGACAGTGAAAATGATGTAGAGATGGTTGAGTATGCAGGTCTCGGTGTGGCGGTGGAAAATGCCATAGATAAACTTAAAAAAACGGCAGACTTTATTACAAAGTCAAACATGGAAAACGGCGTCGCTTACGTCATAAATAAATTTATCTTGTAAGCAGATTTACTTTTAAAAGGAGGAGTTCTTGTGAAAAAAACAGTCCATCTTAATTTGACAGGCCAGGTGCAAGGAGTCGGGCTTAGGTATTCTGTTTACAACATGGCTATGCGGCTTAATATAACTGGATACGCAAAGAATCTATACGATGGAAGCGTTGAAATTGTAGCAGAAGGCGATGAAGAAGACATAAACATGCTTATCGATTACATAAAAAACGGACTAAGATGGGCAAGGGTAGAAAGCATAGCTCAAAAATGGGAGAACTACCAAGGATTGTATCGTTCTTTTGAAATAATGTAAAATGATGCTGACAGGCTAAAAATATCCATTTTATAAACGGTTACAAATATGATATAATTGAAATATGAATATTGATGTATACGAGGGTGTAGAATATGAAGCTGGATATGGGACTTAATTTAAAACAAGTACAGAAATTATTGATGACGCCTCAACTGAAACAGGCCATCGAGATCTTGCAGCTAAATTCGTATGAGCTAAATGAGCTTATCACAAGTGAACTGGAAACAAATCCTATGTTGGAGGCGTACGAAGATAAGGAAGACATCATTGAGATTTACCGCGAATTAAATAAGAATAGCGACCTTGATAAGTACAATTACAGCGCCGATGACGAAGAAAGAGACGACTTAAGCTTTGAAAACATGGTCTCAACTGATACGTCCCTTACAGACCATTTGCTATTTCAACTTCATATAACACCTCTTGCGAAGAAGATAAAAGAGATATGCAAAGTTATAATTTACGATCTTGACAGTAATGGCTATCTGAACGATGATGTCAAAAAGCTCAGTGAAGATTACAATTACAGCCAAGAGGATGTTTTGGCGGCTTTAAATGTAGTGCAGTCATTTGATCCGCCAGGCATCGCAGCGAGAAACTTGACAGAATGTCTCATGATTCAGCTAAAAAGCAAAAATATGTATGATGGCGTAATAAAAGAAATAGTAGAAAATTATTTAGAAGAAATTGCAGACAACAAGCTTTCGTTTATAGCAAAGAAGTTAAATGTAGACATTAAAGAAGTGCAGAATGCCGTTGATGAGATAAAAAAGCTGAATCCAAGGCCGGGAAGCAGTTTTTCGAGCTACAACGATATTAAATACGTTGTTCCAGATGCTTATATAAAGAAGATAGACGGGGATTATGTCGTGCTTATAAACGAATCTTTGTATCCTGGCTTAAGAATAAATAAATCTTATGAAAGCATTTTGACTGCCACCGATGACGACAATACAAAAAAATACTTGTCAAATAAGATTCAGTCAGCCATGTGGCTTATAAAAAGCATTGAGTCGAGAAGAGATACTTTGTACAAAGTGTTAAGTGCGATAGTGAAAGAGCAAAGGTCATTTTTTGACAGAGAGCAGAAATACATTAAACCTATGAATTTAAAGAAGATTGCCGAGGCAGTAGGAGTTCATGAATCGACGGTAAGCAGGGCAGTAAACGGAAAGTACGTCGATACACCTTTAGGTGTTTTTGAAATCAAATACTTCTTCCAAAGCGGCATCGGCAATGGTGACGGCGAGATGTTTTCACAGGAAATGATAAAAGAGATGATAAAGCAATTGATAAGCGAAGAAGACCCTCAAGATACTTTAAGCGACCAAAAAATAGCTGAGATTTTATCTCAAAAAGGCGTGACGATATCCAGAAGGACTGTTGCTAAGTACCGGGAAGAGATGAATATTCCATCGTCCAGCAAGAGAAAAAGATATTGACAAAAGAGAGCAATAATTTTATAAAATGCTCTCTTTTGTCATATTGTCTATTGAAAAATTAGAAGTCTTAATATAAAATAGTATTGAAGGTAAAAATATTTATTTAATGTTTTGGTGGGACAGTTATAATACAACGGGTCGATAAAAGTCCTGAAGAAGGTTTTGATACATGAACGACATAATATCATTACAACAGAAAATTGTGCCTGAGCTAATAGAACTGCTGCAAAAAAGGTATACTATAATGCGTAACATATATTTCAGCCAGCCAATAGGAAGGCGAGCTTTGTCGTATCAGCTTAATATTGGCGAAAGGATAATAAGGACAGAGGTATCTTTTTTGAAGCGGCAAGGTCTTATCGACATAAATCCTTTAGGCATGACTGTGACTAAAGACGGCGAGAAGCTTTTGGAGGAGCTTAAAGAGTTTATCCATGAGTTAAAAGGCTTAAA comes from the Thermoanaerobacterium aotearoense genome and includes:
- a CDS encoding radical SAM protein translates to MNIIDPVVGVIINYIDKDPEKNLQAMANLMSKIAVLPNHRQQIESVKSFLDDKDSNWYKFTVKGIKNIDKNILKTLMINFLVNASLKGIPKQQEWEQKLDANVPWAILMDPTEACNLNCVGCWAGKYNPHNLSFETMDRVCKEAEELGVYFIVLSGGEPTVRMKDIIKLAENHRNQVFHLFTNGTLIDEEMIKEVKRVGNITFAVSINGLKDKNDEIRGKGTFDKVMKAMDLMRENGVLFGYSATYTRTNIEEIFSDEFVDTMIDKGAYFAWYFTYIPVGKDPDVKFMVSPEQRKYAYERINYIRATKELFAIDFWNDGEFSGGCIAGGKRYLHINAAGDVEPCAFIHYANVNINDVSLKEALMSPIMKAYRKRMPFNQNHLRPCPLIDNPEELLNIVRESKAKHTENSDASHIENLYSDLEKVAERWGEVADDIWNSKASVKKEA
- a CDS encoding ferredoxin, with translation MKVYVDQDLCIACGLCIDTCPAVFDWNDEGKSQAIVDEVPEGEEQACRDSIDGCPTEAIKEI
- a CDS encoding alpha/beta-type small acid-soluble spore protein; this encodes MSKGKKLYRKAEDELESLKEEVAEELHLDDDIERRGYENMTTREVGKIGGNMVKKMIKYAEKQMDEKDGKID
- a CDS encoding Lon protease family protein, with the protein product MRELTAENLKRHIDPDLLGFETTDDVEPLKDLIGQERAKDAMEFGLKIKQKGYNIFITGLTGTGKSSFAVSSVSEVASSEKVPDDWVYVFNFDKPSQPIAINLRPGDGKRFKNDMKDFVEQLQREIPKAFNSKAYDLQKNEIVKKFQDRKNQLIQELNDLAKNFGFVLKETKTGIVSIPVVDGKQISNEEYELLDDEKRKEIEAKAANFEEKALQIWKDIQNIDKETRDAVHELDNNVGLMAVGHLIDDLRDKYAQYDGVMRYLDSLQRDILENIDNFRSDDDEDSQFPFIMRKNKKDVFKKYSVNLFVDNSNTNGAPVVVEYNPNYNNVLGNIEYESDFGVAITDFTKIKAGALHKANGGYLILQAKDVLTYPYVWDAIKRTLKTDKIVIENVASSYGLLSISSLKPEPIDLNVKVILIGTPYLYYILYNYDDDFKKLFKVKVDFNDVMDLSEENILKMASFIKKHCVEENLRPFHKTGVAKVIEYSTRISEDQNKLSTQFNDIVEILYESNIWAEIEGNKVVMAHNVEKAIREKTKRVNMIEEKYIEYFKDGTFLMDVDGEKVGIVNGLSVINLGDYQFGKPSRITVTTYPGEEGVVNIERETKMSGHIHDKGVMIITGFIGNRYALDFPLTLSARICFEQLYEGVEGDSASSTELYGLLSSLSDIPIRQEIAVTGSVNQFGVIQPVGGVTHKIEGFYKLCKVKGLTGRQGVIIPEQNAINLVLDDEIIDACRMGKFHIYTVNTIDEGMEILTGHKMSDINERVKNKLRSFYDILTKEKSSDKERNV
- the queG gene encoding tRNA epoxyqueuosine(34) reductase QueG; amino-acid sequence: MACVTKEEIKEFAYKSGIDVIGFASPDCLFEYRDLLLYRFNNGLNCNIEEKDAEKRINPYYLLDDVKTIISVAISYNVDYKFDPPKSGYGTISKTAWGVDYHKVMIDLLRNLEKFISSKCGAVKTVLLVDNNPLLERAIAYNAGIGFFGKNNMIINEEYGSYLFLGEMLINVPFEPDSKVESKCGSCARCLKACPGKALIEEYKIDANKCLSYATIQKGYLSDSTLKRLGTRIYGCDTCQDVCPFNEKAKKVTRREFTPQNLKPKHDLKDILCLDNKKFKELFGATSASWRGKNTIIRNAIIAAINLNDKDSIQQLRKLISSESAYIRGYSAYALSILDKENAFPHIEKAYLNEKDETAKEFMKKAMMNIRGETFEDNER
- the nth gene encoding endonuclease III, whose amino-acid sequence is MRITKDEALEVLEILKKTYPDAKPGLHFKNAFELLIATILSAQCTDKRVNMVTEKLFKKYKSPFDLKDVDPLEFEEEIKDCGLYRNKSRNIINTCRILCDKYGGTVPDDMEKLMELPGVGRKTANVVISNAFKKDAIAVDTHVFRVSNRIGLAESDDVLKTEYQLMDIIPKNLWSLSHHLLIYHGRNICAARKPKCDICPINHICKFYKNFIKN
- a CDS encoding VanW family protein encodes the protein METKDTKTIKSKSNYFYIILLLLIITVFAGSFVMFYSVMNQNTIAKGVFVNGISLSGLTKSEAYAKLQDNLKAVNNLKVALKYNDKQFVLPSGDVKISYDYDAIVNEAYSIGKSGNFINRIKTIYDVSKNGKYLEYRPTADFNGLDKFVMDISKSIDKNPVDAKIYVSDGKINITNDISGLKVDANKTIESIKSAVKSVIISGDKDYVEIPVTVKEVDADIKASELSMIKSKIVSFSTQFNTGDANRSENLAVAAKAVNGKLLMPGQVFSLNKTLGPRIIQNGYKEAPVIIGNKLVPDIGGGVCQVATTLYNAALRADMKIDERYHHTFPVGYVSPGQDATISGDVLDLKFENPTKYPIYIESYISGNNFVVNFYGYSEDPGKRIDIYSEIVEKYDPKVTYVDDPTLPEGVTQVDVEKHTGYKVNTYRLIYENNVLVKKEFLYTDIYKPVDGVIRRGVKKDEVSNNESVQSQIDEKNVSTEDLNGKPQNINPTN
- a CDS encoding Fur family transcriptional regulator, translated to MDDISSILKEKGLKVTPQRLAIINMLKNTKEHPSAETIYKTLSSDFPTMSLATVYKTLEMLKSIGLVQELNVGEGSFRYDANVNSHPHLICYGCNRVDDLDDSALDDLLGEVSKYKDYLLMDQKLYFYGYCPDCKTKMTN
- a CDS encoding Cof-type HAD-IIB family hydrolase, with translation MAYKLVAIDMDDTLLTHDKQISRENLEALKKARDAGVYVVISTGRIYASAYAYSEFLGFKPYIIASNGAMVIDDNDEEIYKSVLDIDILTYLIDLAKKNDLYYHFYSDKIVYSPEITSKYQKYGEWNRLYAETLKVEVENIPSYEEFESKLKDSIVKFVMFDEDSEKIKAVRKTIDCEKGDRLETTSSFHNNIEILNKGVNKGNGLKILGEYLGIDRSEMVAIGDSENDVEMVEYAGLGVAVENAIDKLKKTADFITKSNMENGVAYVINKFIL
- a CDS encoding acylphosphatase, whose amino-acid sequence is MKKTVHLNLTGQVQGVGLRYSVYNMAMRLNITGYAKNLYDGSVEIVAEGDEEDINMLIDYIKNGLRWARVESIAQKWENYQGLYRSFEIM
- the rpoN gene encoding RNA polymerase factor sigma-54; this translates as MKLDMGLNLKQVQKLLMTPQLKQAIEILQLNSYELNELITSELETNPMLEAYEDKEDIIEIYRELNKNSDLDKYNYSADDEERDDLSFENMVSTDTSLTDHLLFQLHITPLAKKIKEICKVIIYDLDSNGYLNDDVKKLSEDYNYSQEDVLAALNVVQSFDPPGIAARNLTECLMIQLKSKNMYDGVIKEIVENYLEEIADNKLSFIAKKLNVDIKEVQNAVDEIKKLNPRPGSSFSSYNDIKYVVPDAYIKKIDGDYVVLINESLYPGLRINKSYESILTATDDDNTKKYLSNKIQSAMWLIKSIESRRDTLYKVLSAIVKEQRSFFDREQKYIKPMNLKKIAEAVGVHESTVSRAVNGKYVDTPLGVFEIKYFFQSGIGNGDGEMFSQEMIKEMIKQLISEEDPQDTLSDQKIAEILSQKGVTISRRTVAKYREEMNIPSSSKRKRY